A genomic stretch from Echeneis naucrates chromosome 6, fEcheNa1.1, whole genome shotgun sequence includes:
- the LOC115045369 gene encoding transmembrane protein 200B-like, with the protein MTAASPVCSPSTSHSTQSSPVCLPACNRHLRKGEALQTTLHLRSGPGVWLLLGVVVVLMGLSVAVAGYVSAAPKPVGGRGSTHAERMKLTGPVIMGVGLFIFICAATLLYENRDRSVLRRDTPEDLEDLKGGNGWEDSQEQSSFGCQEQWECKDGEQGSWATPAHTLPLSNHNCGPPSPPRTNRHNVSSRSSPPPPLEAEDGLKDEVERKEEMEEGRPTLLTWVLHHQEPTSNPPSPCPSISHAIFSDSCSPSEIHFNSRTESPLH; encoded by the coding sequence ATGACAGCAGCCAGTCCAGTCTGCAGCCCCTCCACCTCCCACTCTACACAGTCCTCTCCGGTCTGCCTCCCAGCATGCAACAGACACCTGAGGAAAGGCGAAGCGCTCCAGACCACGCTGCACCTGCGCTCTGGCCCCGGTGTGTGGCTTCTGCTGGGTGTGGTGGTGGTCCTAATGGGGTTGAGTGTGGCAGTGGCCGGGTACGTGTCTGCAGCACCGAAGCCTGTGGGCGGCCGTGGGAGCACCCACGCCGAGAGGATGAAACTGACCGGGCCTGTGATCATGGGAGTGGGtctgttcatcttcatctgtgCTGCCACGCTGCTGTACGAAAACCGGGACCGGAGTGTTCTCAGACGTGACACGCCTGAGGACCTTGAAGATCTGAAGGGAGGAAACGGCTGGGAGGATTCGCAAGAGCAGTCCAGCTTCGGCTGCCAGGAGCAGTGGGAGTGTAAAGATGGAGAGCAGGGATCCTGGGCCACTCCAGCCCACACGCTCCCCCTCTCAAACCACAACTGTGGCCCTCCCTCTCCACCTCGCACCAACAGACACAACGTCAGCAGCAGATCgtcaccaccacctcctctggaAGCAGAAGATGGACTCAAAGATGAAGttgaaagaaaggaggagatggAAGAAGGGCGGCCAACCTTGCTGACCTGGGTTCTGCACCACCAGGAGCCGACTTCAaaccctccctccccctgtcCGTCCATCTCTCACGCCATTTTCTCAGACTCCTGCAGCCCCAGTGAGATACACTTCAACTCACGGACAGAGTCTCCTCTGCACTGA